In the genome of Leptospira sanjuanensis, one region contains:
- a CDS encoding shikimate kinase — protein sequence MKKNLALIGPRGVGKSKVSRKLSKLTGMPVVSTDMIAVYEIGGISIPDFIQKNDGDWRAFRDLEFRILEKLKTSNGIILDCGGGILFDLDTKGNEILSIRKIELLKSIAVVFGLSRSTETLVEKIQNDPTRPPLSAVTSYRNILETRLPHYKSVSDYYLEIDDLKVEEVCSRILQKIEY from the coding sequence TTGAAAAAAAACCTCGCTTTGATCGGCCCCAGGGGGGTCGGAAAATCCAAAGTCTCCCGTAAACTTTCCAAACTGACCGGGATGCCTGTCGTTTCCACGGATATGATCGCCGTGTATGAAATCGGAGGAATTTCCATTCCCGACTTCATTCAAAAGAATGATGGAGACTGGAGAGCGTTTCGGGACTTAGAGTTTCGAATATTAGAAAAATTAAAAACTTCCAACGGAATCATCCTGGATTGTGGCGGCGGAATATTATTTGATTTGGATACAAAAGGAAATGAAATCCTCAGCATCCGCAAAATTGAACTTTTAAAATCGATTGCAGTCGTTTTCGGACTTTCTCGATCCACGGAAACTCTCGTGGAAAAGATTCAAAACGATCCGACCCGCCCTCCTTTAAGCGCCGTTACATCCTACCGCAACATTTTGGAAACTCGGCTTCCCCACTACAAAAGCGTTTCCGACTATTACTTAGAAATCGATGATTTGAAAGTCGAAGAGGTTTGTTCCAGAATTCTGCAGAAAATCGAATATTGA
- a CDS encoding tyrosine-type recombinase/integrase — MSELDVPKKNKHSIERLTKIIRQRNYKKATAYTYLKYNLDFLHFADKPAEKITLKDLNRYMDHLRKRKVSSSTIQINVSSLKMFFEDVMKMDLFRDFQRPVREYNNPNAITFKEMQNILRTASINAKHELMCGLVYFGGLRVGELISLRWTHLDLKRRSIQIKSPILSQSRTVEIPAELGMLIKKYEKEVFTVANAYLFPGKTSGSHTTSRNVERIISEIGRSSGISSPVTVFTLRHSRALHLIADGSSLNHVKDFLGHKTLASTESYIPVKKNLRASVREKSRQDALRNIRKKFRTG, encoded by the coding sequence ATGTCAGAATTGGACGTTCCAAAAAAGAACAAACACTCGATCGAAAGACTTACCAAGATTATCCGGCAGAGAAACTACAAGAAAGCTACGGCTTATACTTACCTAAAATACAATTTAGACTTTCTGCATTTTGCGGATAAGCCCGCGGAAAAGATCACTCTCAAGGACTTGAACCGTTATATGGATCACTTAAGGAAGAGAAAGGTCTCTTCCTCCACGATTCAAATCAACGTCAGCTCCTTAAAAATGTTCTTTGAAGACGTGATGAAGATGGATCTGTTCCGCGATTTTCAAAGACCCGTGCGGGAATACAATAATCCGAACGCGATCACTTTTAAAGAGATGCAGAATATTCTAAGAACCGCATCTATCAACGCGAAACACGAATTGATGTGCGGTTTGGTTTATTTCGGAGGCCTTCGTGTGGGGGAATTGATCTCTCTTCGATGGACGCATCTGGATTTAAAACGAAGATCGATTCAGATCAAATCTCCGATTCTTTCCCAATCGAGAACCGTGGAGATTCCGGCGGAGCTAGGAATGTTGATTAAAAAATACGAGAAGGAAGTTTTTACCGTAGCGAACGCCTATCTGTTTCCGGGAAAGACTTCCGGATCGCATACGACTTCGCGTAACGTGGAACGAATCATTTCGGAAATCGGAAGAAGTTCGGGGATTTCCAGTCCGGTCACGGTTTTTACGTTAAGACACAGTCGAGCCTTGCATCTGATCGCGGACGGTTCTTCTCTGAATCACGTAAAGGATTTTCTCGGTCACAAAACCTTGGCGAGTACCGAATCGTATATTCCGGTTAAGAAAAATCTTCGCGCTTCCGTACGGGAAAAATCGAGACAGGACGCTCTGCGAAACATCCGTAAGAAATTTAGAACAGGCTGA
- a CDS encoding MFS transporter, which translates to MAGYATAEIGITAVEVLAQIYLLEFFVTAIGLKPALAGIALAVAVLWDAVSDPLMGYISDHSRSRFGKRRPYILIGGILLGLSVFFMFSPPALDTQTEKFFFLLGIYLLVNTSMTILAVPHIALGGEMSFEPRERTRIFGWRFFFSNIGFILVLILPSVYSAVFPTSTETERLLITRSYTSITIACILTATAVLTFIATRGRDRNDPMPNQNSVSKRRSLSWSRQITSVFKNRYFLPLLLAFITATFGRTFNSSIVNLYYKYRIRLTETEIGLAILLPFVFCLILSILLWVFLAGKFGKKTPAFWGVFLLGSMTVVVYPLFPERGIFPILFAAVFGGFFAGAVLLFDSLVADIVDYDELKTGEKREGWFFGLWKMATKIARALGLGLGGILLGAIGYQEGSIEQIPELGFRLSILFGPVVGSFFLIGSFLFLFMPLTKERHERIQSLLLRKRALQTIDRSNRS; encoded by the coding sequence ATGGCGGGATATGCGACCGCCGAGATCGGAATCACAGCCGTTGAAGTTCTCGCTCAAATCTATTTACTCGAATTTTTCGTAACCGCGATCGGACTCAAACCCGCGTTAGCCGGCATCGCCCTGGCCGTAGCGGTTCTATGGGACGCGGTTTCCGATCCGCTGATGGGATATATCTCCGATCACAGTCGATCCAGATTCGGTAAACGGAGACCGTATATTTTGATCGGAGGGATTCTTTTAGGACTTTCCGTTTTTTTCATGTTTTCCCCTCCCGCATTGGATACGCAAACGGAGAAGTTTTTCTTTTTATTGGGAATCTATCTGCTCGTAAACACGTCGATGACGATTCTTGCTGTACCGCATATCGCTCTCGGCGGAGAAATGTCTTTCGAACCCCGAGAAAGAACAAGAATTTTCGGTTGGAGATTTTTCTTCAGCAACATCGGATTTATTCTCGTTCTGATTTTGCCTTCCGTTTATTCCGCCGTCTTCCCGACCTCGACTGAGACGGAAAGACTGTTGATCACGAGGAGCTATACCTCGATCACGATCGCCTGTATTTTGACGGCGACGGCGGTCCTGACGTTTATAGCGACGCGGGGAAGGGATCGGAACGACCCGATGCCGAATCAAAATTCGGTTTCGAAACGGAGAAGTCTTTCCTGGTCCCGTCAAATCACAAGCGTATTCAAAAATCGTTATTTTCTCCCGTTGTTACTCGCCTTTATCACCGCCACCTTCGGGAGGACGTTTAACTCTTCGATCGTAAATCTATATTACAAATATAGAATTCGTTTGACCGAAACGGAAATCGGTTTGGCGATCCTGCTTCCGTTCGTATTTTGTCTGATCCTTTCGATCCTGCTTTGGGTGTTTCTCGCGGGAAAGTTCGGGAAAAAAACTCCCGCGTTCTGGGGTGTGTTTCTCTTAGGATCGATGACTGTGGTCGTTTATCCTCTCTTCCCGGAAAGAGGGATTTTTCCGATCCTGTTCGCCGCCGTATTCGGAGGATTTTTTGCGGGTGCCGTATTGCTTTTCGATTCTCTCGTTGCGGACATCGTAGACTACGACGAACTCAAAACCGGAGAAAAACGGGAAGGTTGGTTTTTCGGTCTTTGGAAGATGGCCACAAAAATCGCAAGGGCGCTGGGACTCGGTCTCGGAGGGATTTTACTCGGCGCGATCGGATATCAAGAAGGATCGATCGAACAGATTCCGGAACTCGGATTTCGGCTTTCGATTCTATTCGGACCGGTTGTAGGAAGTTTTTTTCTTATCGGATCCTTTCTCTTTTTATTCATGCCTCTTACGAAAGAAAGACATGAACGGATCCAATCGCTTCTATTGAGAAAAAGGGCTTTGCAAACAATCGATCGATCGAATCGTTCGTAG
- a CDS encoding SDR family NAD(P)-dependent oxidoreductase yields MILMITGCVGGLGKELAKEAFAAGHSILITDINEKELKKFASPWKNEKNRVLVSKLDVTSPNDWKKVMDLAYKKWGKIDALLNVAGYLLPGYIYEVPAAHIDRHMDINAKGVMYGTREAATRMVASGAGHIVNIASLAGVAPISGISLYSTSKFAVRGFSLAIAQELKEKNVFVTVVCPDAIKTPMLDLQKDYEQASMTFSGDKVLTAEQVTGIILGKVLTKKPLEVLIPGSRGILAKIGNAFPATAGILGPMLKRKGLKKQSTYVKG; encoded by the coding sequence ATGATTTTAATGATTACCGGTTGTGTGGGCGGACTCGGAAAAGAGTTGGCGAAAGAGGCCTTTGCCGCTGGACATTCGATCTTGATCACGGACATCAATGAAAAAGAACTCAAAAAATTCGCTTCTCCTTGGAAAAACGAAAAGAACCGAGTCCTTGTTTCCAAACTCGACGTAACGTCGCCGAACGATTGGAAGAAGGTCATGGATCTCGCGTATAAAAAATGGGGGAAGATCGACGCGCTTTTAAACGTTGCCGGTTATCTTCTTCCCGGTTATATCTACGAGGTTCCTGCGGCTCATATCGATCGTCACATGGACATCAATGCAAAGGGCGTTATGTACGGAACAAGAGAGGCCGCGACAAGAATGGTGGCCTCGGGCGCCGGGCATATCGTAAACATCGCTTCTCTTGCGGGAGTCGCGCCTATCTCGGGAATCTCCTTGTATTCCACTTCCAAGTTTGCGGTCCGCGGATTTTCACTCGCGATCGCACAGGAACTAAAAGAAAAGAACGTATTCGTGACCGTTGTTTGCCCCGACGCGATCAAAACTCCGATGCTCGACCTGCAAAAGGATTACGAACAAGCTTCCATGACATTCTCCGGAGATAAGGTACTAACCGCGGAACAAGTGACCGGAATTATCCTCGGAAAAGTTCTGACCAAAAAGCCGCTGGAAGTTTTGATACCGGGAAGCAGAGGAATTCTTGCCAAGATCGGAAACGCTTTTCCTGCAACGGCGGGAATTCTCGGTCCGATGCTCAAACGCAAAGGTTTAAAGAAACAATCGACTTACGTCAAAGGATAG
- a CDS encoding MBL fold metallo-hydrolase codes for MAKATANKTTSASKTKKDSSIKPIPDFVGSRDLPHPVDRLEDVRKRSRKFREKMLSGSQVVFYRSYDLVRVPYPTRYALLNAYSLPTPYMHILNRLFIVQYKTSEGIKTLLFSPSDLDGNAETPFFKRLAESFGPFQSIGKKIIAPILNTVEECLEDAGISPEKVDYISYDHLHTQDIRKWLGANGEKGYFPNAKLLVMKQEWDSVQGLLPPQSDWYCPNGTGGVASDRIVVLDGDVELGQGVALIRTPGHTAGNHSLVAHTPEGIFVSSENGVSADSYSPLHSRIPGVRKYAKATGMEVILNGNTLEIGLEQYISMVQEKEMAGKSSRNPNFYNVMPSSEMTSYWLFPGTAPTFSFGRLSFGSPVV; via the coding sequence ATGGCAAAGGCAACCGCAAACAAAACGACGTCCGCTTCCAAAACGAAAAAGGATTCTTCGATCAAGCCCATTCCGGACTTTGTCGGTTCCAGAGACCTTCCGCATCCTGTGGATCGCCTGGAAGACGTTCGAAAACGTTCCCGGAAATTTCGGGAGAAGATGTTATCCGGTTCGCAGGTTGTCTTTTACAGATCCTACGATCTCGTGCGGGTTCCATATCCGACGCGTTATGCGCTCTTGAACGCGTACAGCCTTCCGACTCCGTACATGCACATCCTCAATCGATTGTTCATCGTTCAATACAAAACTTCGGAAGGAATCAAAACGCTTTTGTTTTCTCCTTCCGACTTGGACGGGAATGCGGAAACCCCGTTCTTTAAACGGCTCGCAGAAAGTTTCGGTCCCTTTCAATCCATCGGCAAAAAGATCATCGCACCGATCTTAAACACGGTGGAAGAATGTCTCGAAGACGCGGGGATTTCTCCGGAAAAGGTGGATTATATTTCGTATGATCATCTTCATACGCAGGACATCCGCAAATGGCTCGGAGCAAACGGAGAAAAAGGATATTTCCCGAACGCGAAACTTCTTGTCATGAAACAGGAATGGGATTCCGTACAAGGACTTCTTCCTCCTCAATCGGATTGGTATTGTCCGAACGGAACGGGCGGAGTCGCGAGCGATCGTATCGTCGTTTTGGACGGAGACGTAGAACTCGGACAAGGGGTTGCGCTCATCCGAACTCCGGGTCATACCGCGGGAAATCATTCTTTGGTGGCTCATACTCCCGAAGGAATTTTCGTTTCGAGCGAAAACGGAGTGAGCGCGGACAGTTATTCTCCTTTGCATTCGAGAATTCCGGGCGTTCGTAAATACGCAAAGGCGACCGGAATGGAAGTGATTTTGAACGGAAACACTCTCGAAATCGGCTTGGAACAATATATCTCCATGGTTCAGGAAAAGGAAATGGCGGGAAAGTCCTCTCGGAATCCAAATTTCTACAACGTGATGCCTTCCTCGGAAATGACGAGCTATTGGCTTTTTCCCGGAACCGCGCCTACGTTCAGTTTCGGAAGACTTTCTTTCGGTTCTCCGGTCGTTTAA
- a CDS encoding adenylate/guanylate cyclase domain-containing protein has protein sequence MKTILFFFCALIPSVLFSESQEAWKPIDLRKGNWIAIDNFQKEYLKGIDASSPKVKTITAFPIVLNEIFETPIGTGLKEFTLQTRFQIEEDFQKTKIYKPIFLYLESIGENWEIYLNGHSLDREIHLDSSGKEMLVRRTIRSLRLPLDSSLLKSGENLLTFRLIGDVPASALSKNVDLGFYIDGDYSITTEQKLSGEISTLVNLCLNTIYIFFGLYHLLIYAKRREDRYNLYFGIFSVSMALYSLSRSNLAFDVIHDTTWITRIEYASVSLLAPMFLLFMQDYFYGRAKFSKVLFGILVLSLLIAIATLVEPFRYTMTSLRLWQISILPTLVYLLYFMSKAVYLRKKDAILLATSMFTVVFIAVYDVIDSVFFQSGIRFTQFAYFLFVVALTTILANRFISLYRQSEDLNIELSQQKLELARQKNAFFRFVPVQFLNVLGKDSAVEVNLGDSVLKEMSVLFTDIRSFTTISEQMTPEENFRFINDYLASMEPVIQKHEGFVDKFMGDGILALFSGEGEAMHPSLQGKTSADKAILAAIEMKKKVQAINAEAKDSHFRGLKIGIGINTGNLMLGTVGSRSRLDTTVIGDTVNVASRLESLTNLYRADILITKNTLSSMTIADGLAIREIDSVVVKGKTDPIIIYEVYEADAPHIRKLKDTTLPLLTRGIILYKVADFQEALINFEQALKVFPEDIVSILYRKRCQEYIASPPTGNWIGVQHLLEK, from the coding sequence TTGAAAACGATTCTATTCTTCTTTTGCGCTCTTATTCCATCCGTACTCTTTTCCGAATCGCAAGAGGCTTGGAAACCGATCGATCTGAGAAAAGGGAATTGGATCGCGATCGACAACTTTCAAAAAGAATATCTCAAAGGAATCGACGCTTCTTCTCCGAAAGTGAAAACGATCACTGCGTTTCCGATCGTTCTCAACGAAATTTTCGAAACTCCGATCGGAACGGGTTTGAAAGAATTCACTTTGCAGACTCGGTTTCAAATCGAGGAAGATTTTCAGAAAACGAAAATCTACAAACCTATTTTCTTATATCTCGAATCCATCGGAGAAAACTGGGAAATCTATTTGAACGGCCATTCTCTCGATCGGGAAATTCATCTGGATTCTTCCGGCAAAGAGATGCTGGTTCGAAGAACCATCCGCAGCCTTCGTCTTCCTTTGGATTCCAGTCTTTTGAAATCGGGGGAGAATCTTCTGACGTTCCGTTTGATCGGCGACGTTCCGGCTTCCGCGCTTTCTAAGAACGTGGATCTCGGTTTTTACATCGACGGAGATTATTCGATCACGACCGAACAAAAACTTTCCGGCGAGATTTCAACTCTCGTCAATCTTTGTCTCAATACGATTTATATCTTTTTCGGTTTGTATCACCTTCTGATCTACGCGAAACGAAGGGAGGATCGTTACAATCTTTACTTTGGAATCTTCAGCGTTTCGATGGCCTTATATTCCCTTTCCCGATCCAATCTCGCCTTCGACGTCATTCACGATACGACTTGGATTACAAGAATTGAATATGCTTCGGTTTCCCTTTTGGCGCCGATGTTTCTTCTGTTTATGCAGGATTATTTTTACGGAAGAGCGAAGTTTTCCAAAGTTTTGTTCGGAATTCTTGTCCTGAGTCTTTTGATCGCGATCGCAACTCTTGTGGAACCATTCCGTTATACGATGACCAGTCTTCGTCTTTGGCAGATTTCGATTCTACCCACGCTCGTTTATCTTCTCTATTTTATGAGCAAGGCGGTTTATTTAAGAAAGAAGGACGCGATTCTTCTGGCGACGAGCATGTTCACCGTGGTCTTTATCGCCGTCTACGACGTGATCGATTCGGTCTTTTTTCAATCGGGAATCCGTTTTACTCAGTTCGCCTATTTTCTGTTCGTCGTCGCGCTGACGACGATTCTTGCAAACCGATTCATTTCCTTGTATCGTCAATCGGAAGACTTAAACATCGAACTCAGTCAACAGAAGTTGGAACTCGCCAGACAAAAGAACGCGTTTTTTCGTTTTGTTCCGGTGCAATTTTTGAACGTTCTCGGAAAAGATTCCGCCGTGGAAGTTAATTTAGGCGACTCGGTTTTAAAAGAAATGAGCGTTTTATTCACGGACATCCGTTCGTTCACCACGATCTCCGAGCAGATGACACCCGAGGAAAACTTTCGTTTTATCAACGACTATCTCGCAAGCATGGAACCGGTGATTCAGAAACACGAAGGTTTTGTGGATAAGTTTATGGGCGACGGAATTCTCGCGCTTTTTTCGGGAGAAGGAGAAGCGATGCATCCGAGTCTGCAGGGAAAAACTTCCGCGGACAAGGCAATTCTCGCTGCGATCGAAATGAAAAAGAAGGTGCAGGCGATTAACGCGGAAGCGAAGGATTCTCACTTTCGCGGGTTGAAGATCGGAATCGGAATCAACACGGGGAACTTGATGCTCGGTACCGTGGGAAGCCGTTCCCGTCTCGACACGACCGTGATCGGAGATACGGTCAACGTTGCGTCCCGTTTGGAAAGTTTAACGAACCTGTATCGCGCGGATATTCTCATCACAAAGAACACGCTCTCTTCGATGACGATCGCGGACGGTCTTGCGATCCGTGAAATCGATTCGGTGGTCGTCAAAGGCAAAACCGATCCGATCATCATCTACGAAGTTTACGAAGCCGACGCGCCTCATATCCGTAAACTGAAAGACACGACCCTTCCTTTGCTTACGAGAGGAATCATTCTGTATAAGGTCGCGGACTTTCAGGAAGCGCTGATCAATTTCGAACAAGCGCTCAAAGTTTTTCCGGAAGACATCGTTTCGATTCTGTACCGCAAGCGTTGTCAGGAATACATCGCGTCCCCTCCGACCGGCAACTGGATCGGAGTTCAACATCTTCTCGAAAAGTAA
- a CDS encoding peroxiredoxin, whose product MSDSVLGANVPSVSLESTEGKNVKLPDDIAGSWTLLYFYPKDDTPGCTKQACSYRDNMGEFKKIGAKVYGVSLDNLDSHGNFIQKYSLNFPLLSDPDHKLSEALGVYGDQEWRGKVFKGLSRDSFLISPEGKIQKVWRKVDPTTTVEETLQEISKASGK is encoded by the coding sequence ATGTCAGATTCAGTTTTGGGGGCCAATGTTCCCTCGGTCAGTTTGGAAAGTACGGAAGGAAAGAACGTGAAACTTCCGGACGACATCGCGGGTTCATGGACTTTATTGTATTTTTATCCGAAAGACGATACCCCCGGTTGCACCAAACAAGCCTGCAGTTATCGAGACAATATGGGAGAATTCAAAAAGATCGGAGCGAAGGTCTACGGAGTGAGCTTGGACAATTTGGATTCTCACGGAAACTTTATCCAAAAGTATTCCTTAAACTTTCCGCTTTTATCCGATCCCGATCATAAATTGAGCGAAGCTCTCGGCGTATACGGAGATCAGGAATGGAGAGGCAAGGTGTTCAAGGGACTTTCCAGAGATTCGTTTTTGATTTCTCCGGAGGGAAAGATCCAAAAGGTTTGGAGAAAAGTTGACCCGACGACCACGGTGGAAGAAACTCTCCAGGAGATTTCCAAAGCCAGCGGTAAATGA
- a CDS encoding M61 family metallopeptidase yields the protein MSKLRFVIQEYQLTGHYLQVELEMESSKKETILSLPVWSPGSYMVRDYSRHIHKLEAFASGKNGKKLEVVEIGLDSWSVRSEGEAFRVRYVVYGYDYSVRSNYFTTEYCLLHPPALFLYPRDEEISEITLEISNALPFEYCHSGLSGKGRKRSSASLDEFLDAPVLLSNRPSIPFRSGECDHEIVLEGELPKSVRKNLIPDLQKITEEQIRSLGGSPNTSYLFVLILSEGAYGGLEHLNSSVNMYDPLKALSKDGYLKLLELLSHEYFHLWNVKRIRPIALGPFDYQKPNLTRELWIAEGITSFYDAYFLVRTKHLNPESYLAKVMEDLQSLEKSEGEAWMSLEDSSYTAWTKFYNRPNDPNANNTGISYYVKGGILALAMDLHLLSETGGKHSLLDVMNEVYQTYYVGKKRGFTKIEFFESAKKRTGVDLKLEFGNYLDKAIAIPIENYFHKIGVKRSDSNPGVELGFSTREERGNLVIGKVDWKILDASVDLSQGDEWIALNGTRIHSGNRKDLLKQFKAGDKIELLIARRGKILKRKLKLSKRFQTSQFKFDELANDEQKKLRGLFFGSQEGNQSR from the coding sequence TTGTCTAAACTTCGTTTTGTAATTCAAGAGTATCAGCTTACGGGACACTATCTCCAAGTGGAATTGGAGATGGAGTCTTCCAAAAAAGAAACGATTCTATCCCTACCCGTTTGGTCTCCCGGATCGTATATGGTTCGGGATTATTCCAGACATATCCACAAGCTCGAAGCGTTTGCAAGCGGTAAGAACGGCAAAAAGTTAGAAGTCGTCGAAATCGGTTTGGATTCGTGGAGCGTTCGTTCCGAGGGAGAAGCCTTTCGTGTTCGATACGTGGTCTACGGATACGACTATTCCGTCCGTTCGAACTATTTCACCACGGAATATTGTTTGCTTCATCCGCCCGCCTTGTTTTTGTACCCCCGCGACGAGGAAATTTCCGAAATTACATTAGAAATCTCGAATGCGCTTCCGTTTGAATATTGTCATTCCGGTTTGAGCGGAAAGGGTCGCAAACGTTCTTCCGCTTCGCTGGACGAATTTTTGGACGCGCCTGTTCTTTTGTCGAACCGACCTTCGATTCCGTTTCGCAGCGGAGAATGCGATCATGAGATCGTACTTGAGGGAGAACTTCCGAAATCCGTTCGAAAAAACCTTATCCCCGATCTTCAAAAGATCACGGAGGAACAGATCCGTTCTCTCGGAGGATCGCCAAACACGAGTTATCTGTTTGTCCTGATTCTTTCCGAAGGCGCCTACGGAGGTTTGGAACATCTCAATTCTTCCGTGAACATGTATGATCCGCTGAAGGCGTTGTCGAAGGACGGATATCTAAAACTTCTCGAACTTTTATCCCACGAATACTTTCATCTTTGGAACGTGAAACGGATTCGCCCGATCGCGCTCGGTCCGTTCGATTATCAGAAACCTAATTTAACCCGCGAACTTTGGATCGCGGAGGGAATCACTTCCTTTTATGACGCGTATTTTTTGGTGCGAACCAAACATCTGAACCCGGAATCGTATCTGGCAAAGGTAATGGAAGACCTTCAGAGTTTGGAAAAGTCCGAGGGAGAAGCTTGGATGAGTTTGGAGGATTCTTCGTACACGGCTTGGACGAAATTCTACAACCGTCCGAACGATCCGAACGCGAACAACACGGGGATTTCGTATTACGTTAAGGGAGGAATTCTCGCGCTTGCGATGGATCTGCATCTTCTGTCGGAAACGGGAGGCAAACATTCTTTGCTGGATGTGATGAACGAAGTATATCAAACGTATTACGTCGGAAAGAAACGCGGTTTTACGAAAATCGAATTCTTCGAGTCCGCAAAAAAACGGACCGGAGTGGATCTGAAATTGGAATTCGGAAATTATCTGGATAAGGCGATTGCGATCCCGATCGAGAATTACTTTCACAAAATCGGTGTTAAACGGTCGGATTCGAACCCCGGAGTGGAACTCGGCTTTTCCACGCGGGAAGAACGGGGAAATCTCGTGATCGGCAAAGTTGATTGGAAGATTTTGGACGCTTCCGTCGATCTAAGTCAAGGAGACGAATGGATCGCGCTGAATGGAACTCGGATTCATTCCGGAAATCGAAAGGATCTTTTGAAGCAGTTTAAGGCCGGAGATAAGATCGAACTTTTGATCGCGCGGCGAGGTAAGATTCTCAAGCGAAAGTTGAAACTCTCGAAACGATTTCAAACGAGTCAGTTTAAGTTCGACGAACTCGCGAACGACGAACAAAAAAAATTGCGCGGACTGTTCTTCGGAAGTCAGGAAGGGAACCAATCTCGGTAA
- a CDS encoding DUF1564 domain-containing protein: MGTMLLNTDHEIRSRLQDGYSITVTLLIPEQTLRRFSERDAKKLPKRIPELLRRYGKYMSAAKRIGKDARRTLYQPCQGKKKMVRVNARISTGSWTFLGTLAQAHGVSRCFLFNYLLWLEELGVGDSIVNPMNEGVPTFHRYYSYILHLDLLDNRAIRKLECGPDTYFHTLDYRDWFPS; the protein is encoded by the coding sequence ATGGGAACCATGCTTTTAAATACGGATCATGAAATCCGTTCGCGACTTCAAGATGGGTATTCGATTACGGTCACTCTTTTAATTCCGGAACAAACCTTGCGACGCTTTTCAGAGCGGGACGCGAAGAAACTTCCGAAACGAATTCCCGAGCTTTTGAGACGGTATGGGAAATATATGTCCGCTGCAAAGCGCATCGGAAAAGATGCGAGGCGAACTCTTTATCAACCTTGTCAGGGTAAAAAGAAAATGGTGCGTGTGAATGCTCGGATTAGCACCGGTAGCTGGACTTTTTTAGGAACGTTGGCTCAAGCGCACGGCGTGTCCCGCTGTTTTCTGTTTAATTATCTTTTGTGGCTGGAGGAACTGGGAGTCGGAGATTCTATCGTGAATCCGATGAATGAGGGAGTTCCCACATTTCACAGGTATTACAGTTACATCCTCCACCTCGACTTACTTGACAACCGGGCAATCCGCAAACTCGAATGCGGACCGGACACGTATTTCCACACGTTAGATTACCGAGATTGGTTCCCTTCCTGA
- a CDS encoding SDR family NAD(P)-dependent oxidoreductase gives MTRNDPKSKQRKNVILTGGSGGLGRAIAASLTTEGYSVFNLDVRPPVALLSGEFFCETDLTKDERLDSSLAEWKNRIASEDEVPYALIHCAGYGGPYHDLTKVSPEEWDRIFSINIRSAFRITKVLLPIFKNLQLGRLLFIASSLSLIGSANSVAYSSSKHALIGFAKSLADEWGGFGITANAISPGYMETSMGIQEDQVSDHRRKILEMTPSKKIASPSEVARVVSFLLSEESSYINGANWAVDGGITAV, from the coding sequence GTGACTCGAAACGATCCAAAATCGAAACAAAGAAAGAACGTGATTCTCACCGGCGGAAGCGGTGGTCTCGGAAGAGCAATCGCCGCGTCTCTTACCACGGAAGGATATTCCGTTTTTAATTTGGACGTTCGTCCTCCCGTTGCGCTTCTTTCGGGAGAATTCTTCTGCGAAACGGATCTGACAAAGGACGAACGCTTGGATTCTTCTTTGGCGGAATGGAAGAATCGTATCGCTTCCGAGGATGAAGTTCCGTATGCGTTGATCCACTGCGCCGGCTACGGAGGTCCGTATCACGATCTTACGAAAGTAAGTCCGGAAGAATGGGATCGGATTTTTTCGATCAACATTCGTTCCGCGTTCCGAATCACGAAGGTTCTTTTACCTATATTCAAAAATCTGCAACTTGGAAGATTGCTATTCATCGCTTCTTCCTTATCCTTGATCGGGTCGGCGAATTCGGTCGCGTATTCCTCTTCCAAACACGCGTTGATCGGTTTTGCAAAGTCCTTGGCGGACGAATGGGGCGGATTCGGCATCACCGCAAACGCGATCAGTCCGGGTTATATGGAAACGTCGATGGGCATTCAGGAAGATCAGGTTTCCGATCATCGACGAAAGATTTTAGAGATGACACCTTCCAAAAAAATCGCTTCTCCTTCGGAAGTGGCGCGAGTCGTTTCGTTTTTGTTAAGCGAAGAATCTTCGTATATCAACGGAGCGAATTGGGCGGTGGACGGAGGAATTACGGCTGTTTAG